One window of the Streptomyces sp. ITFR-21 genome contains the following:
- a CDS encoding serpin family protein has product MADGGYDAVAAGAAAGNTVFAGTVLAVNELTARWARESAVPGENTVLSAVGVWPLLAFLGGAAEGTARGELAAALGVSPPTAIARGRELLEILGAQDGLAAALGVWTRDEVKPREEWLSRLPPAVTGRLTGEPATDRAALDAWADRGTGGLVPRLPLEVSAETLLVLASALSVRTAWRQPFRPGWMRPESGPWQRRELAGLRRLDTDLDEVAVAATPRGPLTVLAVRGDGGIDVHLLLGGPEQAPGAVIEAGTLALAGAYESVPGSLLPEGDAGPGVKVGYVASPVPEATLAVSTPAFTVGADHDLLARAELFGLVGAADPGQGHFPGISDIPLAVGQARQAVTAAFRAEGFEAAAVTAFALAAGGAAPRERARTVSVDFERPFGFLAVHRTSGLVLAAGWVAEPEQAVLRGGGPPWPAARETQNARDAAAEEDGGW; this is encoded by the coding sequence GTGGCCGATGGCGGGTACGACGCGGTGGCGGCCGGCGCGGCGGCCGGGAACACGGTGTTCGCCGGCACCGTGCTCGCCGTCAACGAACTGACCGCGCGCTGGGCGCGGGAGTCGGCTGTTCCGGGCGAGAACACCGTGCTCAGCGCCGTCGGCGTCTGGCCGCTGCTGGCCTTCCTCGGCGGCGCCGCCGAGGGGACCGCCCGGGGCGAACTGGCGGCCGCCCTGGGCGTGAGCCCGCCCACCGCGATCGCCAGGGGCCGGGAGCTGCTCGAAATCCTCGGCGCCCAGGACGGGTTGGCGGCCGCCCTCGGGGTGTGGACCAGGGACGAGGTCAAGCCGCGCGAGGAGTGGCTCAGCCGGCTGCCGCCCGCCGTCACCGGCCGCCTCACCGGCGAACCGGCCACCGACCGGGCCGCGTTGGACGCGTGGGCGGACCGCGGCACCGGGGGCCTGGTACCGCGGCTGCCACTGGAGGTCTCCGCGGAGACGCTGCTGGTGCTGGCCAGCGCGCTGTCGGTGCGGACCGCGTGGCGGCAGCCGTTCCGACCCGGCTGGATGCGGCCGGAGTCCGGCCCCTGGCAGCGGCGCGAACTGGCCGGGCTGCGGCGCCTGGACACCGACCTGGACGAGGTGGCCGTCGCCGCGACCCCGCGCGGGCCGCTGACCGTGCTGGCGGTGCGCGGCGACGGCGGCATCGACGTGCACCTGCTGCTGGGCGGGCCCGAGCAGGCGCCCGGCGCCGTCATCGAGGCCGGCACCCTCGCGCTCGCGGGGGCGTACGAGAGCGTGCCCGGCAGTCTGCTGCCCGAGGGCGACGCCGGACCCGGCGTGAAGGTCGGATACGTCGCGAGCCCGGTGCCGGAGGCGACACTGGCGGTGAGCACCCCCGCGTTCACCGTCGGCGCCGACCACGACCTGCTGGCCCGCGCGGAGCTGTTCGGCCTGGTCGGCGCCGCGGACCCCGGGCAGGGCCACTTCCCGGGGATCAGCGACATCCCGCTGGCGGTCGGCCAGGCCCGGCAGGCGGTGACCGCCGCCTTCCGGGCGGAGGGCTTCGAGGCGGCCGCGGTGACCGCGTTCGCACTGGCCGCCGGGGGAGCGGCGCCGCGGGAACGGGCCAGGACCGTCTCGGTCGACTTCGAGCGGCCGTTCGGCTTCCTCGCCGTCCACCGGACCAGCGGCCTGGTACTGGCCGCCGGCTGGGTGGCCGAACCCGAGCAGGCCGTGCTGCGGGGCGGCGGACCGCCCTGGCCGGCGGCGAGGGAGACCCAAAACGCGCGGGACGCGGCGGCCGAGGAGGACGGCGGGTGGTGA
- the hpnH gene encoding adenosyl-hopene transferase HpnH produces MAMPLRQTVRVASYLFEQKMVRRREKFPLIVELEPLFACNLKCEGCGKIQHPAGVLKQRMPVAQAVGAVLESGAPMVSIAGGEPLMHPQIDEIVRQLVKRKKYVFLCTNALLLRKKMDKFTPSPYFAFTVHIDGMRERHDESVAKEGTFDEAVEAIKEAKRRGFRVTTNSTFFNTDTPQTIIEVLNFLNDELEVDEMMLSPAYAYEKAPDQEHFLGVEQTRELFKKAFGDGNRRKWRLNHSPLFLDFLEGKADFPCTAWAIPNYSLFGWQRPCYLMADGYVPTYDELIEKTDWDKYGRGKDDRCDNCMAHCGYEPTAVLATMGSLKESIRAARETVASNRAK; encoded by the coding sequence ATGGCTATGCCGCTCCGTCAGACCGTCCGCGTCGCGTCGTATCTCTTCGAACAGAAAATGGTCAGGCGACGCGAAAAGTTCCCGCTGATCGTCGAACTCGAACCGCTCTTCGCCTGCAACCTCAAGTGCGAGGGCTGTGGCAAGATCCAGCACCCGGCCGGAGTGCTGAAGCAGCGCATGCCGGTGGCCCAGGCCGTCGGCGCGGTGCTGGAGTCGGGTGCGCCGATGGTCTCCATCGCGGGCGGCGAGCCGCTGATGCACCCCCAGATCGACGAGATCGTGCGTCAGCTGGTCAAGCGCAAGAAGTACGTGTTCCTGTGCACCAACGCGCTGCTGCTCCGCAAGAAGATGGACAAATTCACCCCGTCGCCCTATTTCGCGTTCACCGTGCACATCGACGGCATGCGCGAGCGGCACGACGAGTCGGTGGCGAAGGAAGGCACCTTCGACGAGGCGGTGGAGGCCATCAAGGAGGCCAAGCGCCGCGGCTTCCGGGTGACCACCAACTCCACGTTCTTCAACACCGACACCCCGCAGACGATCATCGAGGTGCTCAACTTCCTCAATGACGAGCTCGAGGTCGACGAGATGATGCTGTCGCCCGCGTACGCCTACGAGAAGGCCCCCGACCAGGAGCACTTCCTGGGCGTGGAGCAGACCCGTGAGCTGTTCAAGAAGGCGTTCGGCGACGGCAACCGCCGCAAGTGGCGGCTCAACCACTCCCCGCTCTTCCTGGACTTCCTGGAGGGCAAGGCCGACTTCCCGTGCACCGCGTGGGCCATCCCCAACTACTCCCTCTTCGGCTGGCAGCGCCCCTGCTACCTGATGGCGGACGGGTACGTGCCCACGTACGACGAGCTGATCGAGAAGACCGACTGGGACAAGTACGGTCGCGGCAAGGACGACCGCTGCGACAACTGCATGGCGCACTGCGGCTACGAGCCCACCGCCGTACTGGCCACCATGGGCTCCCTGAAGGAGTCCATCCGCGCCGCCCGGGAGACCGTCGCGTCCAACCGCGCGAAGTGA
- a CDS encoding SGNH/GDSL hydrolase family protein gives MADDTQAGGRPDGKNVIGSYTAVGDSFTEGVGDPGPDGTYLGWADRLAVLLADRRARSAPPGDFRYANLAVRGRLLDRIVAEQVPRAKELAPDLVTFCAGGNDILRPGSDPDAIAERFEAAVADLGSAVGTVLVCTGFDTREVPVLRHLRGRIATYTAHVRAIADRYDCPVLDLWSLRSVQDRRAWSPDRLHLSPEGHTRVALRAAQVLGLEVPADPDQPWAPEPRRPASQVRRDNIVWAREHLVPWIGRRLRGESSGDAVAPKRPDLLPL, from the coding sequence GTGGCTGACGATACGCAGGCGGGCGGCAGGCCCGACGGCAAGAACGTGATCGGGTCGTACACCGCGGTGGGGGACAGCTTCACCGAAGGTGTCGGCGACCCCGGTCCCGACGGCACCTACCTCGGCTGGGCCGACCGGCTCGCCGTCCTCCTCGCCGACCGGCGGGCGCGATCCGCGCCGCCCGGCGACTTCCGCTACGCCAACCTCGCGGTGCGCGGCCGGCTGCTCGACCGGATCGTGGCCGAGCAGGTGCCACGGGCCAAGGAACTCGCCCCGGACCTGGTGACGTTCTGCGCCGGCGGCAACGACATCCTGCGGCCGGGCAGCGACCCCGACGCCATCGCGGAACGCTTCGAGGCGGCCGTCGCCGACCTCGGCTCGGCGGTCGGCACGGTGCTGGTCTGCACCGGCTTCGACACCCGCGAGGTGCCGGTGCTGCGCCATCTGCGCGGCAGGATCGCCACCTACACCGCCCACGTACGGGCCATCGCCGACCGCTACGACTGCCCGGTGCTCGACCTGTGGTCGCTGCGCTCGGTGCAGGACCGGCGGGCCTGGAGCCCGGACCGGCTGCACCTGTCGCCTGAGGGGCACACCCGGGTCGCGCTGCGGGCCGCCCAGGTGCTGGGTCTGGAGGTGCCGGCCGACCCGGACCAGCCGTGGGCGCCGGAGCCGCGGCGCCCGGCGTCGCAGGTGCGCCGGGACAACATCGTCTGGGCCCGCGAGCACCTGGTGCCCTGGATCGGGCGGCGGCTGCGCGGGGAGTCCTCGGGCGACGCGGTCGCGCCCAAGCGGCCCGACCTGCTGCCGCTCTAG
- a CDS encoding DUF397 domain-containing protein — MPATELGVDGWRKPWSGGNGGSCVEAKKLNDGRVALRQSTDPHGPALIYTNHEITTFILGAKAGEADFLLS; from the coding sequence ATGCCCGCCACCGAACTGGGGGTCGACGGCTGGCGGAAGCCCTGGAGCGGTGGGAACGGCGGGTCCTGCGTCGAGGCGAAGAAGCTCAACGACGGACGGGTGGCGCTGCGGCAGTCCACCGACCCGCACGGTCCGGCCCTGATCTACACCAACCATGAGATCACCACGTTCATCCTCGGCGCCAAGGCCGGCGAGGCGGACTTCCTCCTCTCATGA
- a CDS encoding SAM-dependent methyltransferase — MTDQGFPVEEIDTSRPHPARMYDYFLGGRDNYEVDREAAHGILEVAPEVPASARANRDFLGRAVRFLAESGIRQIIDIGTGIPTSPNTHELAHAVSPEVRVAYVDNDPIVATHAGARLTGTGNTGFFLGDMREPRTILDHPTIGKLIDFDEPVALMLVSVLHFVTDAEDPAGMIAAYRDALPPGSLLVLSHATGDFHQDHVGEVLEIYKRATASLTARSHAEVKALFDGFELLDPGLVQVPLWRPDGPPPEPSEVRRISVYGGVGRKL, encoded by the coding sequence GTGACCGACCAGGGATTCCCCGTCGAGGAGATCGACACCAGCCGGCCGCACCCGGCGCGGATGTACGACTACTTCCTCGGCGGCCGGGACAACTACGAGGTCGACCGCGAGGCGGCGCACGGCATCCTGGAGGTCGCCCCCGAGGTGCCGGCGAGCGCCCGCGCCAACCGCGACTTCCTCGGCCGGGCGGTCCGCTTCCTGGCCGAGAGCGGCATCCGGCAGATCATCGACATCGGTACCGGCATCCCGACCTCGCCGAACACCCACGAGCTGGCGCACGCCGTCTCGCCCGAGGTGCGCGTCGCCTACGTCGACAACGACCCGATCGTGGCCACCCACGCCGGCGCCCGGCTCACCGGCACCGGCAACACCGGCTTCTTCCTGGGCGACATGCGCGAGCCGCGTACCATCCTCGACCACCCCACCATCGGCAAGCTGATCGACTTCGACGAGCCGGTCGCGCTGATGCTGGTGTCGGTCCTGCACTTCGTCACCGACGCCGAGGACCCGGCCGGCATGATCGCCGCCTACCGGGACGCGCTGCCGCCCGGCAGCCTGCTGGTGCTCTCGCACGCCACCGGCGACTTCCACCAGGACCACGTCGGCGAGGTGCTGGAGATCTACAAGAGGGCCACCGCGAGCCTGACCGCCCGCAGCCACGCCGAGGTGAAGGCCCTCTTCGACGGCTTCGAACTGCTCGACCCCGGCCTGGTCCAGGTGCCGCTGTGGCGCCCGGACGGCCCCCCGCCGGAGCCCTCCGAGGTCCGCCGCATCTCGGTCTACGGCGGCGTCGGCCGCAAGCTCTGA
- a CDS encoding ATP-binding protein, with the protein MVPSLDAVRHDSRDGVGYPGRRDVFRLPALSASVADARGRVRACLTEWGVDPELCDDASLVVTELFTNAVRHTDSEKITCALQVCGAVVRLEITDQGRGTGVPEPCAAEADEEGGRGLLLVSVLSLAWGSDPADGGTGRVVWAELAPHHAP; encoded by the coding sequence GTGGTTCCTTCACTTGACGCCGTACGGCACGACAGCCGGGACGGCGTCGGCTACCCCGGCCGCCGCGACGTGTTCCGGCTGCCCGCGCTCAGTGCGTCCGTGGCGGACGCCCGCGGGCGCGTCCGGGCGTGCCTGACCGAGTGGGGCGTCGACCCGGAGTTGTGCGACGACGCCAGCCTCGTGGTGACGGAACTGTTCACCAACGCGGTACGGCACACCGACAGCGAGAAGATCACCTGCGCGTTGCAGGTCTGCGGTGCGGTCGTCCGGCTGGAGATCACCGACCAGGGCAGGGGAACCGGGGTCCCCGAGCCCTGTGCCGCCGAAGCCGACGAGGAAGGCGGGCGCGGGCTGCTCCTGGTGAGCGTGCTCTCGCTGGCCTGGGGATCGGACCCGGCAGACGGCGGTACCGGGCGCGTGGTGTGGGCCGAACTGGCCCCGCACCACGCGCCTTGA
- a CDS encoding tyrosine-protein phosphatase gives MTQEARQSAPTGPEPEPELTGVRNFRDVGGLPTRDGRRVRPGVLFRSGHLAHATAADTAFLTGLGLHTVFDFRNDNDIALEGPDPVLPGTRNLNLPLSDPAEGHGFWRTVRDGDVATLRELLGGGRGAARMAAAYRRLVLERTGEHSRMLALLSEPRDPAVPALLHCAAGKDRAGTAMAIILLALGVERSAIEADYLKSNARGRRYKVVRGDGTTGAAIDPEVAALIGALFEARVEYLRTAFDTVDERWGSVDRYLEEGLGLTPERRERLRERLLTN, from the coding sequence GTGACGCAGGAAGCGCGGCAGTCCGCCCCGACCGGTCCAGAGCCGGAGCCCGAACTGACAGGTGTCCGCAACTTCCGCGACGTCGGGGGCCTGCCCACCCGCGACGGCCGCCGGGTCCGGCCGGGCGTGCTGTTCCGCAGCGGCCACCTCGCCCACGCCACCGCCGCCGACACCGCCTTCCTCACCGGGCTCGGCCTGCACACCGTCTTCGACTTCCGCAACGACAACGACATCGCGCTGGAGGGACCGGACCCGGTGCTGCCCGGCACCCGCAACCTCAACCTGCCGCTGAGCGACCCCGCCGAGGGGCACGGCTTCTGGCGCACCGTCCGTGACGGCGACGTGGCGACGCTGCGCGAGCTGCTGGGCGGCGGCAGGGGCGCAGCCCGGATGGCCGCGGCCTACCGCAGGCTGGTCCTGGAGCGCACCGGCGAGCACTCCCGGATGCTGGCGCTGCTCTCCGAGCCGCGGGATCCGGCGGTTCCCGCGCTGCTGCACTGCGCGGCGGGCAAGGACCGGGCGGGTACGGCCATGGCGATCATCCTGCTGGCGCTCGGTGTCGAGCGGTCCGCGATCGAGGCGGACTACCTCAAGAGCAACGCCCGAGGGCGCCGCTACAAGGTGGTGCGCGGCGACGGCACCACCGGCGCGGCGATCGACCCGGAGGTCGCGGCGCTCATCGGGGCCCTGTTCGAGGCCCGGGTGGAGTACCTGCGGACGGCCTTCGACACCGTCGACGAGCGGTGGGGCTCGGTGGACCGCTACCTGGAGGAGGGCCTGGGCCTGACCCCGGAGCGGCGCGAGCGGCTCCGGGAGCGGCTGCTCACCAACTGA
- a CDS encoding SAM-dependent methyltransferase, translated as MTDQGFPVDEIDTSRPHPARMYDYYLGGRDNYEVDREAAQRVIDLIPDIVPGARGNREFLHRAVRFLADSGIEQFIDIGTGIPTSPNTHEIARSVAPDSRVAYVDNDPIVATHAGARLTGTGNTGFFLGDIRRPRTILDHPTIGKLIDFDRPVALMLVAVLHFITDEEDPAGLVAELRDALPAGSYLVLSHGTADFHQAGMPEVFKIYEKATATLNLRPRTEILGFFDGFELLDPGLVQVPLWRPGKVPTPEEVSRVGFYGAVARKL; from the coding sequence GTGACCGACCAGGGATTCCCGGTTGACGAGATCGACACCAGCCGGCCGCACCCGGCGCGGATGTACGACTACTACCTCGGCGGCCGGGACAACTACGAGGTCGACCGGGAGGCCGCCCAACGCGTCATCGACCTGATCCCCGACATCGTCCCCGGGGCCCGCGGCAACCGGGAGTTCCTGCACCGGGCGGTCCGCTTCCTGGCCGACAGCGGCATCGAGCAGTTCATCGACATCGGTACCGGCATCCCGACCTCGCCGAACACCCACGAGATCGCCCGGTCGGTGGCCCCCGACAGCCGCGTCGCCTACGTCGACAACGACCCGATCGTGGCCACCCACGCCGGCGCCCGGCTCACCGGCACCGGCAACACCGGCTTCTTCCTCGGTGACATACGCCGGCCGCGTACCATCCTCGACCACCCCACCATCGGCAAGCTGATCGACTTCGACCGGCCGGTCGCGCTGATGCTGGTGGCCGTCCTGCACTTCATCACCGACGAGGAGGACCCGGCCGGACTGGTCGCCGAGCTGCGCGACGCGCTGCCCGCCGGCAGCTACCTGGTGCTCTCGCACGGCACCGCGGACTTCCACCAGGCCGGTATGCCCGAGGTCTTCAAGATCTACGAGAAGGCCACCGCCACCTTGAACCTTCGCCCGCGCACCGAAATCCTCGGCTTCTTCGACGGCTTCGAACTGCTCGACCCCGGCCTGGTCCAGGTCCCCCTGTGGCGCCCCGGGAAGGTGCCCACCCCGGAAGAGGTCAGCCGGGTCGGCTTCTACGGCGCCGTCGCCCGCAAGCTCTGA
- a CDS encoding aspartate aminotransferase family protein, protein MTSSDATPGAGAAPAAGGQPKGFDLATLLAERGGERYDLHSRHLNHQLPRMLHTIGFDKYYERAEGAHFWDAEGNDYLDMLAGFGVMGLGRHHPVVRKALHDVLDAGLPDLTRFDCQPLPGLLAEKLLTYSPHLDRVFFGNSGTEAVETALKFARYATGKPRVLYCTHAFHGLTTGSLSVNGEGGFRDGFAPLLPDTAVELGDLDALAKELKRGDVAALIVEPIQGKGVHAAPPGYLPAAQELLRRHKALLIADEVQTGVGRTGDFYAYQHEEGVEPDLVCVAKSLSGGYVPISATLGRDWIFKKVYSSMDRVLVHSASFGSNAQAMAAGLATLSVMDDEQVVAGARRNGDLLRTRLAALTDRYELLKEVRGRGLMIGIEFGRPTSLGLRSRWTMLQTARKGLFAQMVVVPLLQRHRILTQVSGDHLEVIKLIPPLIVDEADVDRFVTAFTEVMDDAHGGGGLMWDFGRTLVKQAVANRS, encoded by the coding sequence ATGACATCGTCTGACGCGACACCCGGGGCCGGGGCCGCCCCGGCGGCCGGCGGGCAGCCCAAGGGCTTCGATCTGGCGACGCTGCTCGCCGAACGCGGCGGCGAGCGCTACGACCTGCACTCCAGGCACCTCAACCACCAGCTGCCGCGGATGCTGCACACCATCGGCTTCGACAAGTACTACGAGCGGGCCGAGGGCGCCCACTTCTGGGACGCCGAGGGCAACGACTACCTCGACATGCTGGCCGGCTTCGGCGTGATGGGCCTGGGCCGGCACCACCCGGTGGTCCGCAAGGCGCTGCACGACGTGCTCGACGCCGGGCTGCCCGACCTCACCCGCTTCGACTGCCAGCCGCTGCCCGGCCTGCTCGCCGAGAAGCTGCTGACGTACTCCCCGCACCTGGACCGGGTGTTCTTCGGCAACAGCGGCACCGAAGCGGTCGAGACCGCGCTGAAGTTCGCCCGCTACGCCACCGGCAAGCCCAGGGTGCTCTACTGCACCCACGCCTTCCACGGCCTGACCACCGGCTCGCTGTCGGTCAACGGCGAGGGCGGCTTCCGGGACGGCTTCGCCCCGCTGCTGCCCGACACCGCCGTCGAGCTGGGCGATCTGGACGCGCTGGCCAAGGAGCTGAAGCGCGGCGACGTGGCGGCCCTGATCGTCGAGCCGATCCAGGGCAAGGGCGTCCACGCGGCCCCGCCCGGCTATCTGCCCGCCGCCCAGGAACTGCTGCGCAGGCACAAGGCGCTGCTCATCGCCGACGAGGTGCAGACCGGCGTCGGCCGGACCGGCGACTTCTACGCCTACCAGCACGAGGAGGGGGTCGAGCCGGACCTGGTGTGCGTCGCCAAGTCGCTGTCCGGCGGCTATGTGCCGATCAGCGCCACCCTCGGCAGGGACTGGATCTTCAAGAAGGTCTACTCCTCGATGGACCGGGTGCTGGTGCACTCCGCCAGCTTCGGCTCCAACGCCCAGGCCATGGCGGCGGGTCTGGCCACTTTGTCGGTGATGGACGACGAGCAGGTGGTGGCCGGCGCCCGCCGCAACGGCGACCTGCTGCGCACCCGGCTGGCCGCCCTCACCGACAGGTACGAGCTGCTCAAGGAGGTGCGCGGCCGGGGCCTGATGATCGGCATCGAGTTCGGCCGCCCCACGTCCCTGGGCCTGCGCAGCCGTTGGACGATGCTCCAGACGGCGCGAAAGGGCCTGTTCGCCCAAATGGTGGTGGTGCCGCTGCTCCAGCGGCACCGTATCCTCACTCAGGTCTCCGGGGACCACCTGGAGGTCATCAAGCTGATCCCGCCGCTGATCGTCGACGAGGCGGACGTCGACCGCTTCGTCACCGCCTTCACCGAGGTGATGGACGACGCGCACGGTGGCGGCGGTCTGATGTGGGACTTCGGGCGGACCCTGGTCAAGCAGGCGGTCGCCAACAGGTCGTGA
- a CDS encoding helix-turn-helix domain-containing protein gives MVLGKRLQDLREQAGLNYEEAGRALDVTHATIRRMEKAEVGLKLPYVEKLLTTYGITSAEEIGGFLALAREANRPGWWHSFRDVLPDWFSAFVSLEGEAAVIRAYEPHYVPGLLQTPDYARAVLRAGMPHAAPEEIDRLVTLRIERQALLRRREAPPLLWVVMDETVLRRRIGGRAVMRDQIDALMDATEQVNVRLQVIPFAAGPHPAMYGPFHIFRFHLQEIPDIAYAESLVGGVYFDERDDVSTFLEALDRMCAQAAPAQSTKAILDGMRKEI, from the coding sequence ATGGTGCTCGGGAAACGCCTCCAGGATCTCCGGGAACAGGCGGGCCTCAACTACGAGGAAGCCGGGCGCGCCCTCGACGTGACACACGCCACCATCCGCCGGATGGAAAAGGCGGAAGTGGGGCTGAAGCTCCCGTACGTCGAAAAGCTCCTCACCACATACGGCATAACCTCCGCCGAGGAGATCGGCGGCTTTCTCGCGCTGGCCCGCGAGGCCAACCGCCCCGGCTGGTGGCACAGTTTCCGCGATGTGCTGCCCGACTGGTTCAGCGCCTTCGTCAGCCTCGAAGGCGAAGCCGCCGTCATCCGCGCCTACGAACCGCACTACGTCCCCGGTCTGCTGCAGACTCCCGACTACGCCCGCGCCGTGCTGCGCGCCGGGATGCCGCACGCGGCCCCGGAGGAGATCGACCGGCTGGTCACCCTGCGCATCGAGCGCCAGGCGCTGCTCCGGCGCCGTGAGGCGCCGCCGCTGCTGTGGGTCGTGATGGACGAGACGGTACTGCGCCGGCGGATCGGCGGGCGGGCGGTCATGCGCGACCAGATCGACGCCCTGATGGACGCCACCGAACAGGTCAACGTACGGCTGCAGGTGATCCCGTTCGCCGCGGGGCCGCACCCGGCCATGTACGGGCCGTTCCACATCTTCCGGTTCCACCTCCAGGAAATCCCCGACATCGCGTACGCCGAGAGCCTGGTCGGCGGCGTCTATTTCGACGAACGGGACGACGTGTCGACCTTCCTGGAGGCACTTGACCGGATGTGCGCGCAGGCCGCGCCGGCACAGAGCACCAAAGCCATCCTCGATGGCATGCGCAAGGAGATCTGA
- the dxs gene encoding 1-deoxy-D-xylulose-5-phosphate synthase, which produces MSMLENIRSPRDLKALPDGRLDELAADVRDFLIRAVARTGGHLGPNLGVVELTIALHRVFDSPADRILWDTGHQSYVHKLLTGRQDFSKLRSRGGLSGYPSRAESEHDVIENSHASTVLGWADGLAKANEIRGRDDHVVAVIGDGALTGGMAWEALNNIAAARDRPLIIVVNDNERSYAPTIGGLANHLATLRTTDGYERFLSWGKQLLQQTPVIGQPLYESLHGAKKGFKDAFAPQGMFEDLGLKYLGPIDGHDIEAVESALRRARRFSGPVLVHCLTEKGRGYAAAEQDEADRFHTVGAMDPLTCRPLAPAQGPSWTSVFGQEMVRIGDERPDVVAVTAAMLQPVGLAGFARAYPHRVFDVGIAEQHAATSAAGMATGGLHPVVAVYATFLNRAFDQVLMDVALHRCGVTFVLDRAGVTGSDGASHNGMWDMSILQVVPGLRIAAPRDADQLRAQLREALDVSDAPTVVRFPKETAGEPLPAVGRIGGMDVLRRPEEAGASGVRASGDEPAAGDVLLVSVGALGATCLAAAELLAARGITSTVVDPRWVKPVDPALPELAARHRLVVTVEDNGRVGGVGAAIAQALRDAEVDVPLRDFGIPPQFLAHAGRGEILADIGLTPAGIAGRIGATLTRVAERTGTADVPGRIPAHTSVRIHPRKEQVNDDIV; this is translated from the coding sequence ATGTCGATGCTGGAGAACATCCGAAGCCCCCGCGACCTGAAGGCGCTGCCCGACGGCCGGCTCGACGAACTGGCCGCCGACGTCCGCGACTTCCTGATCCGGGCGGTCGCCAGGACCGGCGGCCACCTGGGACCGAATCTGGGCGTGGTGGAGCTGACGATCGCACTCCACCGGGTCTTCGACTCGCCCGCCGACCGGATTCTGTGGGACACCGGCCACCAGTCGTACGTGCACAAACTGCTCACCGGCCGCCAGGACTTCTCCAAGCTCCGCAGCAGGGGCGGCCTGTCGGGCTACCCGTCGCGGGCGGAGTCCGAGCACGACGTGATCGAGAACAGCCACGCCTCCACCGTGCTGGGCTGGGCCGACGGCCTGGCCAAGGCCAACGAGATACGCGGCCGGGACGACCACGTGGTGGCCGTCATCGGCGACGGCGCGCTCACCGGCGGCATGGCCTGGGAGGCGCTGAACAACATCGCCGCCGCCAGGGACCGGCCGCTGATCATCGTCGTCAACGACAACGAGCGCTCCTACGCCCCCACCATCGGCGGCCTCGCCAACCACCTGGCGACCCTGCGCACCACCGACGGCTACGAGCGCTTCCTGTCCTGGGGCAAACAGCTGCTCCAGCAGACCCCCGTCATCGGCCAGCCGCTTTACGAGTCCCTGCACGGCGCCAAGAAGGGCTTCAAGGACGCCTTCGCGCCGCAGGGCATGTTCGAGGACCTGGGGCTGAAGTACCTCGGACCGATCGACGGCCACGACATCGAGGCGGTCGAGTCCGCGCTGCGCCGCGCCCGCCGCTTCAGCGGCCCGGTACTGGTGCACTGCCTCACCGAGAAGGGCCGCGGCTACGCCGCCGCCGAGCAGGACGAGGCCGACCGCTTCCACACCGTCGGCGCGATGGACCCGCTGACCTGCCGCCCGCTGGCCCCCGCCCAGGGCCCCTCCTGGACCTCGGTGTTCGGCCAGGAGATGGTACGGATCGGCGACGAGCGGCCCGACGTGGTGGCCGTCACCGCCGCCATGCTCCAGCCGGTCGGCCTGGCAGGCTTCGCCCGCGCCTATCCGCACCGGGTCTTCGACGTCGGCATCGCCGAGCAGCACGCGGCGACGTCCGCGGCGGGTATGGCCACCGGCGGTCTGCACCCGGTGGTGGCGGTCTACGCGACGTTCCTGAACCGGGCCTTCGACCAGGTGCTGATGGACGTGGCGCTGCACCGGTGCGGGGTCACCTTCGTCCTGGACCGGGCCGGCGTCACCGGCAGCGACGGCGCCTCGCACAACGGCATGTGGGACATGTCGATCCTCCAGGTCGTCCCCGGCCTGCGGATCGCCGCCCCGCGCGACGCCGACCAGCTGCGCGCCCAACTGCGCGAGGCGCTGGACGTGTCCGACGCGCCGACCGTCGTCCGCTTCCCCAAGGAGACCGCAGGCGAGCCGCTGCCCGCCGTGGGCCGGATCGGCGGCATGGACGTCCTGCGCCGCCCGGAAGAGGCCGGGGCGAGCGGCGTACGGGCGTCCGGGGACGAACCGGCGGCCGGCGACGTGCTGCTGGTCTCGGTCGGCGCGCTCGGCGCCACCTGCCTGGCGGCTGCCGAGCTGCTGGCCGCCCGCGGCATCACCAGCACGGTGGTCGACCCGCGCTGGGTCAAGCCGGTCGATCCCGCGCTGCCCGAACTGGCCGCCCGGCACCGGCTGGTGGTCACCGTGGAGGACAACGGGCGGGTCGGCGGCGTCGGCGCCGCGATCGCCCAGGCGCTGCGCGACGCCGAAGTGGACGTGCCGCTGCGCGACTTCGGCATCCCGCCGCAGTTCCTCGCGCACGCCGGACGCGGCGAGATCCTCGCCGACATCGGGCTGACCCCGGCCGGGATCGCCGGCCGGATCGGTGCCACCCTGACACGTGTCGCGGAACGCACCGGGACCGCCGACGTCCCCGGACGGATTCCCGCGCATACTTCGGTACGGATCCACCCACGCAAGGAGCAGGTGAACGATGACATCGTCTGA